A genomic stretch from Prochlorococcus marinus str. MIT 9312 includes:
- a CDS encoding tRNA (5-methylaminomethyl-2-thiouridine)(34)-methyltransferase MnmD: MSELIEVLTKDGSYSLRSLFFQENFHSLSGALEETKIKFTVPSDLQRFKGKSINVLDICFGLGYNSASLFDELIKQKSYLNWYALEIDKKPLEYSLRNKSFLESWAPKVKKIFESLYQNDCFEDQYLKCRILWGDAREKINVIPSAKKFDLIYLDGFSPQKCPQVWTIEFLSKVAEKLNPQGYLITYSSSAAVRKTLRNLGLEIFTIKPSFNNRTFWSKGTVAIAKFDKNKLKPTFHFEKLSIMEEEHLFTKASIPYRDQHLNSSREDIINKRLDEQLCSNLLPTKKWRKKWGMTKSAFKS; this comes from the coding sequence TTGTCTGAATTAATAGAAGTTTTAACAAAAGATGGGAGTTACTCTTTAAGAAGTTTATTTTTTCAAGAGAATTTCCATAGCTTATCGGGAGCATTGGAGGAAACAAAGATAAAGTTTACAGTTCCTTCTGATTTGCAAAGATTTAAAGGTAAATCTATTAATGTTTTGGACATTTGTTTTGGTTTAGGATACAATTCTGCTTCTTTATTTGATGAATTAATTAAACAAAAATCTTATTTAAATTGGTATGCTTTGGAGATTGATAAAAAGCCTCTTGAATATTCGCTCAGAAATAAATCATTCCTAGAATCGTGGGCTCCAAAAGTAAAAAAAATATTTGAATCATTGTACCAAAACGATTGCTTTGAGGATCAATATCTTAAATGTAGAATTTTGTGGGGCGATGCTAGAGAAAAAATTAATGTAATTCCTTCAGCTAAAAAATTTGATCTGATTTATTTAGATGGTTTTTCTCCCCAAAAATGCCCACAAGTTTGGACAATAGAATTCTTATCTAAGGTTGCAGAAAAGCTTAATCCTCAGGGTTATTTAATAACTTATTCTTCTTCAGCGGCAGTAAGAAAGACATTAAGAAATCTTGGTTTAGAGATTTTTACTATTAAACCGAGTTTTAATAACAGAACTTTTTGGAGTAAGGGAACTGTCGCAATAGCAAAATTTGATAAGAATAAATTGAAACCCACTTTCCATTTTGAAAAGTTATCTATCATGGAAGAGGAACATCTCTTCACTAAAGCTAGCATTCCTTATAGAGATCAACATTTAAACTCAAGTAGAGAAGATATCATTAATAAAAGATTAGATGAGCAATTATGCTCAAATCTATTACCTACAAAGAAATGGAGAAAAAAGTGGGGAATGACGAAGTCGGCCTTCAAGAGTTAG